A DNA window from Megalobrama amblycephala isolate DHTTF-2021 linkage group LG11, ASM1881202v1, whole genome shotgun sequence contains the following coding sequences:
- the LOC125278567 gene encoding GDP-L-fucose synthase-like isoform X1, whose protein sequence is MSEQMNGSVGTMRVLVTGGSGLVGRAIERVVKEEEEGGREGEEWIFLSSKDANLMSAEETRSVFQKYRPTHVIHLAALVGGLYRNMRQNLDFWRNNIFINDNVLHTAHEFGVVKVVSCLSTCIFPDKTTYPIDETMIHNGPPHESNFGYAYAKRMIDVHNRSCFEKYGRRYTAVIPTNVFGPHDNFNIEDGHVLPGLIHKTYLAKKEGKLLEVWGSGRPLRQFIYSLDLARLFLWVLREYDEVEPIILSVGEEDELSIKDAADTVVEALGFKGDVIYDTSKADGQFKKTASNAKLRKYLPDFKFTPFKAAIKETSDWFVANYDIARK, encoded by the exons ATGAACGGGTCGGTCGGGACGATGCGCGTGTTGGTGACAGGCGGTAGTGGACTGGTGGGGCGAGCGATAGAGCGGGTGgtgaaagaggaggaggagggagggagagaaGGAGAAGAATGGATATTCCTGTCATCTAAAGACGCCAATCTCAT GAGCGCTGAAGAGACGAGATCAGTCTTCCAGAAATATCGTCCGACACACGTCATTCATTTGGCCGCCTTGGTGGGTGGGCTCTACAGAAACATGAGACAGAACCTGGACTTCTGG AGGAATAATATATTTATCAATGACAACGTGCTGCACACGGCTCATGAGTTTGGGGTGGTGAAGGTCGTTTCTTGCCTGTCCACGTGTATATTCCCAGATAAAACCACCTACCCCATAGATGAGACCATG ATCCACAACGGTCCTCCACATGAGTCTAATTTCGGTTATGCCTACGCCAAACGCATGATTGATGTCCACAACAG GTCATGTTTTGAGAAGTACGGTCGGCGATACACCGCCGTCATCCCCACCAATGTTTTTGGACCACATGACAACTTCAACATTGAGGACGGTCACGTGCTGCCGGGATTGATCCACAAGACGTACCTGGCAAAGA AGGAAGGAAAACTTCTGGAGGTCTGGGGTTCAGGTCGCCCTCTACGGCAGTTCATCTATTCTCTGGATCTGGCTCGTCTGTTCCTGTGGGTTTTGAGGGAGTATGACGAGGTGGAGCCCATCATTCTATCAG TTGGAGAGGAGGATGAGTTGTCCATAAAGGACGCTGCAGACACCGTGGTTGAAGCGTTGGGGTTCAAAGGTGACGTGATT TATGACACTAGTAAAGCAGACGGTCAATTCAAGAAAACCGCCAGTAACGCCAAACTACGCAAATACCTGCCAGACTTCAAGTTCACACCGTTCAAAGCAG ctaTCAAGGAGACGAGTGATTGGTTTGTGGCCAATTATGACATCGCCCGTAAATGA
- the LOC125278567 gene encoding GDP-L-fucose synthase-like isoform X2 — protein sequence MSEQMNGSVGTMRVLVTGGSGLVGRAIERVVKEEEEGGREGEEWIFLSSKDANLMSAEETRSVFQKYRPTHVIHLAALVGGLYRNMRQNLDFWRNNIFINDNVLHTAHEFGVVKVVSCLSTCIFPDKTTYPIDETMIHNGPPHESNFGYAYAKRMIDVHNRSCFEKYGRRYTAVIPTNVFGPHDNFNIEDGHVLPGLIHKTYLAKKEGKLLEVWGSGRPLRQFIYSLDLARLFLWVLREYDEVEPIILSDSTFTRVARLRTCDRNDHN from the exons ATGAACGGGTCGGTCGGGACGATGCGCGTGTTGGTGACAGGCGGTAGTGGACTGGTGGGGCGAGCGATAGAGCGGGTGgtgaaagaggaggaggagggagggagagaaGGAGAAGAATGGATATTCCTGTCATCTAAAGACGCCAATCTCAT GAGCGCTGAAGAGACGAGATCAGTCTTCCAGAAATATCGTCCGACACACGTCATTCATTTGGCCGCCTTGGTGGGTGGGCTCTACAGAAACATGAGACAGAACCTGGACTTCTGG AGGAATAATATATTTATCAATGACAACGTGCTGCACACGGCTCATGAGTTTGGGGTGGTGAAGGTCGTTTCTTGCCTGTCCACGTGTATATTCCCAGATAAAACCACCTACCCCATAGATGAGACCATG ATCCACAACGGTCCTCCACATGAGTCTAATTTCGGTTATGCCTACGCCAAACGCATGATTGATGTCCACAACAG GTCATGTTTTGAGAAGTACGGTCGGCGATACACCGCCGTCATCCCCACCAATGTTTTTGGACCACATGACAACTTCAACATTGAGGACGGTCACGTGCTGCCGGGATTGATCCACAAGACGTACCTGGCAAAGA AGGAAGGAAAACTTCTGGAGGTCTGGGGTTCAGGTCGCCCTCTACGGCAGTTCATCTATTCTCTGGATCTGGCTCGTCTGTTCCTGTGGGTTTTGAGGGAGTATGACGAGGTGGAGCCCATCATTCTATCAG